The following proteins come from a genomic window of Gossypium raimondii isolate GPD5lz chromosome 5, ASM2569854v1, whole genome shotgun sequence:
- the LOC105766736 gene encoding putative serine/threonine-protein kinase, producing the protein MSNPSTGATDDYSTTEHFITAAVFIGIYVSIFVYVWRVRSQIQSSKDVCTDSQFSTLTMDKFLDDMEREKPITFTSQQLWIATDNFANLLGSGGFGAVYKGMFSNGTMVAVKVLYGSSDKRIEEQFMAEVSTIGRVHHFNLVRLYGFCFEQNLRALVYEYMENGSLDKFLFGEDKKLGFQQLRSIAVGTAKGIAYLHEECQHRIIHYDIKPGNVLLDAKFLPKVADFGLAKLCNRENTHVTMTGGRGTPGYAAPELWAPFAVTHKCDVYSFGMLLFEIIGKRRNLARNVPESQEWFPTWVWKMVETGNSVELMMVCGFEDKDKDKIERMMKTALWCVQHRPESRPSMSIVVKMLEEALEIPTPPNPFPAYLMESNVVPNNNNNISSSTTWNDTSFV; encoded by the exons ATGTCAAATCCATCTACAGGCGCCACGGACGATTATTCAACTACTGAACATTTCATTACCGCGGCAG TTTTCATTGGTATATATGTATCTATCTTTGTATACGTATGGCGTGTAAGGTCTCAAATACAAAGCAGCAAAGATGTTTGCACAGACTCTCAGTTTTCAACACTAACCATGGACAAGTTCCTCGACGACATGGAAAGGGAGAAACCCATCACGTTTACCTCCCAGCAGCTATGGATTGCGACTGATAATTTCGCCAATTTACTTGGTTCAGGTGGCTTTGGAGCTGTTTATAAAGGAATGTTTAGTAATGGAACCATGGTGGCTGTCAAAGTCCTGTATGGATCTTCTGATAAAAGGATAGAAGAACAGTTCATGGCAGAAGTGAGTACAATCGGAAGAGTTCACCATTTTAATCTGGTTCGACTTTACGGTTTCTGCTTTGAGCAGAACCTTAGAGCTCTTGTTTACGAGTACATGGAAAATGGTTCACTTGACAAGTTTTTGTTTGGTGAAGACAAGAAACTAGGATTCCAGCAGCTTCGGTCCATCGCAGTAGGCACGGCTAAAGGGATTGCTTACTTGCACGAAGAATGCCAACATCGTATCATCCACTACGATATAAAACCTGGAAATGTTCTGTTAGATGCCAAATTCTTGCCTAAAGTGGCTGACTTCGGATTGGCCAAGCTTTGCAACAGAGAAAACACACATGTAACGATGACAGGAGGAAGGGGTACTCCTGGATATGCAGCACCAGAGCTTTGGGCACCATTTGCTGTTACACATAAATGTGATGTTTATAGCTTTGGGATGCTATTGTTTGAGATCATTGGTAAAAGAAGGAACCTTGCTAGGAATGTTCCTGAAAGCCAAGAATGGTTTCCAACATGGGTATGGAAAATGGTTGAGACAGGCAATTCTGTGGAGCTAATGATGGTCTGTGGATTTGAGGACAAGGATAAGGATAAGATCGAGAGAATGATGAAAACAGCTTTGTGGTGCGTTCAACATCGGCCGGAGTCGAGGCCTTCGATGAGCATTGTGGTGAAAATGTTGGAAGAAGCATTGGAGATTCCTACACCTCCAAATCCATTTCCAGCATATTTGATGGAGTCTAATGTTGtccctaataataataataatatttcaagTAGCACCACTTGGAACGATACCTCATTTGTGTAG